In the genome of Desulfuromonas sp. DDH964, one region contains:
- a CDS encoding DNA polymerase III subunit alpha, with the protein MSYVPLHLHSAASPQWGVRPVAELCAAARAMGFESLALTDRNGLYAIPNFLEEARRGGLRPIIGAEALHAGKRAVLLARDAEGYANLCRLLSELHCRADFDLAAALRQYRRGLTILADQAEILTPLRRQGDEHLYVELSPGHQLHRALTLARELGLPPVATSRALLLDPGDFELHRVLRAIALNTKLSRLAPADTAREGDLLLAPGKLAAFFPHCPQALENSRRIAVECRSDWEFSATIFPAFRGLGQEQAYAQLEKRARRGARWRYGAIDGRVEERLRKELAIIRAKGFADYFLVVEEIAAQSPRTCGRGSAAASLVAYCLGITHVDPIAHNLFFERFLHEGRSDPPDIDIDFPWDERDAILDFAFARYGAQRAAMVANQIGFKGRSALREVAKVFGLPDAEIKRLTERVSGYWKADQTAGAVASHPLFAGESFDADWQQILRIAARLGPQLRHLALHCGGLVIVPDELRRYVPVEVSAKGLPVTQWEKDQAEAAGLVKIDILGNRSLAVIRDALAAVERHTGTIIDYASWRPLDDEPTRELLRSGATMGCFYIESPATRQLLRRMWLHNPRGAACDLFEHLVMASSIIRPAANRFILEFIARMHGAPWQHLHPLLAGVLDETYGIAIYQEQITQLAMALAGFSAAQGDQLRKIISKKHKAQTLADYRQQFSAGARERGVPEAVVAAIWEQILSFAGYSFCKPHSASYALVSCKAAFLKANHPAEFMAAVIANQGGFYSPFAYLSEVRRMGIKVLPPDINASDHPCTGRGNELRLGLMQIHGLTGSAGRALLAERERGGSYTGFSDFLRRVRLDTEDVRRLIKAGCFDALEGREKRPRLLWELLARAAPESGTASLFDATPELPAPPPYDRRTVLNQELETLGMLVSCHPLELHRRAIAHIRPLPAREIGAWSGRYVTMIGWWVTGKPVQDKDGRPMEFITFEDTSALFDATFFPAAYARFCRKLTRLRPYLLKGKVETVFGVATLTVEWVGCFDETGAP; encoded by the coding sequence ATGAGCTACGTCCCCCTCCACCTCCACTCCGCCGCCTCCCCCCAGTGGGGAGTGCGCCCCGTCGCCGAGCTCTGCGCCGCCGCCCGGGCCATGGGCTTCGAGAGCCTGGCGCTGACCGACCGCAACGGCCTCTACGCCATCCCGAACTTCCTCGAAGAGGCGCGGCGCGGCGGGCTGCGGCCGATCATCGGTGCCGAGGCGCTCCACGCGGGGAAGCGCGCCGTGCTCCTCGCCCGCGACGCCGAGGGGTACGCCAACCTCTGCCGGCTCCTCTCGGAACTCCATTGCCGCGCCGACTTCGACCTCGCCGCGGCGCTGCGGCAGTATCGCCGCGGCCTGACGATCCTCGCCGACCAGGCCGAGATTCTCACCCCGTTGCGTCGCCAGGGGGACGAACATCTCTATGTCGAGCTCTCCCCCGGCCACCAGCTGCACCGGGCGCTCACCCTCGCCCGCGAGCTGGGGCTCCCCCCCGTTGCCACCAGCCGGGCGCTGCTGCTCGATCCCGGTGATTTCGAGCTGCACCGGGTGCTGCGCGCCATCGCCCTTAATACCAAGCTTTCGCGCCTTGCCCCCGCCGATACCGCCCGGGAGGGAGACCTGCTGCTGGCGCCGGGAAAGCTCGCCGCGTTTTTTCCCCACTGCCCGCAGGCGCTGGAAAACAGTCGAAGAATTGCGGTCGAGTGCCGCAGCGACTGGGAGTTTTCCGCCACCATCTTCCCGGCCTTTCGCGGTCTGGGGCAGGAGCAGGCCTACGCGCAACTGGAAAAGCGCGCCCGGCGCGGCGCCCGCTGGCGCTACGGCGCCATTGACGGGCGGGTGGAGGAGCGGCTGCGAAAGGAGCTCGCCATCATTCGCGCCAAGGGGTTCGCCGATTACTTTCTGGTGGTCGAGGAGATCGCCGCCCAGTCGCCGCGCACCTGCGGCCGGGGGAGCGCGGCGGCCTCGCTGGTCGCCTACTGCCTCGGTATCACCCACGTCGACCCGATTGCTCACAACCTCTTCTTCGAACGCTTCCTCCATGAAGGGCGCAGCGACCCGCCCGACATCGACATCGACTTCCCCTGGGACGAGCGCGACGCCATCCTCGATTTTGCCTTCGCCCGCTACGGCGCGCAGCGTGCGGCGATGGTCGCCAACCAGATCGGCTTCAAGGGGCGCTCGGCGCTGCGCGAGGTGGCCAAGGTCTTCGGTCTTCCCGATGCCGAGATCAAGCGCCTTACCGAGCGCGTCTCCGGCTACTGGAAGGCGGACCAGACCGCCGGCGCGGTCGCCAGCCATCCGCTCTTCGCCGGCGAGAGCTTCGACGCCGACTGGCAGCAAATCCTGCGCATCGCCGCCCGCCTCGGCCCTCAGCTGCGTCATCTCGCCCTGCACTGCGGCGGGCTGGTGATCGTCCCCGACGAGCTGCGCCGCTATGTGCCGGTGGAGGTGAGCGCCAAGGGGCTGCCGGTGACCCAGTGGGAGAAGGACCAGGCCGAGGCGGCCGGGCTGGTAAAGATCGACATTCTCGGCAACCGCTCGCTGGCGGTGATCCGCGACGCCCTGGCGGCGGTGGAACGCCATACCGGCACGATCATCGACTACGCCAGCTGGCGGCCGCTGGACGACGAGCCGACCCGGGAACTGCTCCGCTCAGGGGCGACCATGGGCTGCTTCTATATCGAGTCGCCGGCGACCCGCCAGCTGCTGCGGCGTATGTGGCTGCACAACCCGCGCGGTGCAGCATGCGACCTCTTCGAGCACCTGGTGATGGCCTCCTCCATCATCCGCCCCGCCGCCAACCGCTTCATCCTCGAGTTCATTGCCCGCATGCACGGCGCCCCCTGGCAGCACCTCCATCCGCTCCTGGCCGGGGTTCTCGACGAGACCTACGGCATCGCCATTTACCAGGAACAGATCACCCAGCTGGCGATGGCCCTGGCCGGCTTCTCGGCTGCGCAGGGAGACCAACTGCGCAAGATCATCAGCAAGAAGCACAAGGCGCAGACCCTGGCCGACTACCGGCAGCAGTTCAGCGCCGGCGCCCGGGAGCGGGGGGTGCCAGAAGCGGTGGTGGCGGCGATCTGGGAGCAGATCCTCTCCTTTGCCGGCTACTCCTTCTGCAAGCCGCACTCGGCCTCCTACGCCCTGGTCAGCTGCAAGGCGGCTTTTCTGAAGGCCAACCACCCGGCCGAGTTCATGGCCGCGGTGATTGCCAACCAGGGGGGCTTTTACTCCCCCTTCGCCTACCTCTCCGAGGTGCGCCGAATGGGGATCAAGGTCCTGCCGCCCGACATCAACGCCAGTGATCACCCCTGCACCGGCCGGGGCAACGAGCTGCGCCTCGGCCTGATGCAGATCCACGGACTCACCGGGTCGGCGGGCCGGGCGCTCCTCGCCGAGCGGGAGCGCGGCGGGTCCTATACCGGCTTCAGCGACTTCCTGCGACGGGTACGGCTCGATACGGAGGATGTGCGGCGCCTGATCAAGGCCGGCTGTTTCGATGCGCTGGAAGGGCGGGAGAAGCGGCCGCGACTCCTCTGGGAACTCCTCGCCCGTGCCGCCCCGGAGAGCGGGACAGCATCGCTTTTCGACGCAACCCCGGAGCTGCCGGCACCGCCGCCCTACGACCGGCGCACGGTGCTGAACCAGGAGCTCGAGACCCTGGGGATGCTGGTCTCCTGCCACCCTCTTGAGCTGCACCGGCGCGCCATCGCCCATATCCGGCCGCTGCCGGCGCGGGAGATCGGCGCCTGGAGCGGGCGTTACGTGACGATGATCGGCTGGTGGGTGACCGGCAAGCCGGTGCAGGACAAGGATGGCCGGCCGATGGAGTTCATCACCTTCGAGGACACCAGCGCCCTCTTCGACGCGACCTTCTTCCCTGCCGCCTATGCCCGCTTCTGTCGCAAGCTGACGCGGCTGCGCCCCTACCTCCTGAAAGGGAAGGTAGAGACGGTGTTCGGGGTGGCGACGCTGACAGTGGAGTGGGTCGGCTGTTTTGATGAAACGGGCGCGCCATGA
- a CDS encoding thiamine biosynthesis protein, which produces MSKALGLLSGGLDSTLAALTLKRQGVEVTAIAFVTPFFGAGRARKAAAAIDIPLIVSDIADIHLEVLKDPRYGYGKNLNPCIDCHALMFRLAGERMEREGFDFLFSGEVLGQRPMSQNMTALATVAKHSGLRDRILRPLSARLLPITPMEEAGLVDREQLLDIQGRSRRRQAELAKEWGLTDYPSSGGGCLLTEKSFIGRLKDLLSHHPGATPVDVELLKLGRQFRLSPRAKLTLGRNLADNEALKDLARPVDTLLRAADYSGPLGLVSGQPAEAELHLAGAIVAAYGKGQAEAELTILAQQEEEQQEFSVAPLDREGCRSLQVD; this is translated from the coding sequence CAGGGTGTCGAGGTGACCGCCATTGCCTTCGTCACCCCCTTCTTCGGCGCCGGGCGGGCACGCAAGGCCGCCGCCGCCATCGATATCCCCCTGATCGTCAGCGACATCGCCGATATCCATCTCGAGGTACTGAAGGATCCCCGCTACGGCTACGGCAAGAACCTCAACCCCTGCATCGACTGTCATGCCCTGATGTTTCGCCTCGCCGGTGAACGGATGGAGAGGGAGGGGTTCGACTTCCTCTTTTCCGGGGAGGTCCTCGGCCAGCGCCCGATGAGCCAGAACATGACCGCGCTGGCGACGGTCGCCAAACACTCCGGACTGCGCGACCGGATCCTGCGTCCCCTGAGCGCCCGGCTGTTGCCGATCACGCCGATGGAAGAGGCTGGGCTGGTCGATCGTGAACAGCTCCTTGACATCCAGGGTCGCTCGCGCCGGCGCCAGGCCGAACTCGCCAAGGAGTGGGGTCTCACCGACTACCCCTCCTCGGGGGGGGGCTGCCTGCTCACCGAAAAATCCTTCATCGGTCGGCTCAAGGACCTGCTCAGCCATCATCCCGGTGCCACCCCGGTCGATGTGGAACTCCTCAAGCTCGGCCGCCAGTTCCGTCTCTCCCCCCGGGCCAAGCTGACCCTGGGCCGCAACCTCGCCGACAACGAGGCCCTTAAGGATCTGGCCCGGCCGGTCGACACCCTGCTGCGCGCCGCCGACTACTCCGGTCCCCTCGGCCTGGTCAGCGGCCAGCCGGCCGAGGCGGAGCTGCACCTTGCCGGTGCTATCGTCGCCGCCTACGGCAAGGGGCAGGCGGAAGCCGAGCTGACGATCCTGGCCCAGCAGGAAGAGGAACAGCAGGAGTTCTCCGTCGCCCCCCTCGACCGTGAAGGTTGTCGGTCCTTGCAGGTCGACTGA